The following DNA comes from Bradyrhizobium sp. SK17.
GGTCCGGACCGAATTCCACCACAACGATCTCAGCGACCGCGGCCCCGACAGCGCGAAGTCGTCGATCCAGGCCGGCGTCGAGCAGTTCCTCGACGAGGATGAGGGTGACAGAACGCCGACCATGCCACTGCTCGCCGCCTCGGCGAACGCGCAGCCGTCCGAGAAGAAGTAGTTGCCGCATTGAGGGGAGCTGACGCTCCCCGACGCAGGATCGACCAAAGCGAGATGAGACGAGGTTGAATCGTCATCTCGCTTGGCCTTCTTGTTTGCGCATGATCTCTTCGGAAAACCGCTTCGCGCTTTTCCGGATCATGCTTTAGGCGCGTGCGTTGCGATCGGCGAAGGCAACGAGCCAGATCGCGGACAGCAGGAAATAGAACGCGCCGAAGCCCGCATAGGGAGCGACGTCCAGGATCGTCGGCGCAACGGTGCCGATCGATCGGCTGATCATGTAGCCGCCCGCGAGTGCCGACTGCGCGCCACTCAGGATCATCGCCCATTGCGCGCCATAGTCACGCCAGCGCCTGACGCCGGTGACCAGTTGCAGCACACCCGCAAGGATCGCCCAAACCCCGAACACGGCCAGAACGGCATAGCTGTCGCGGCCGATCGCAACGATCACGGCAAGCGTCGTGATCGCGCTGACCACGACATTGAGGGCCTGGGATGGATTGTCCCACAGCCCTCCGTTCACCCGGGCGTCAGCCAGATTGGCGATGGCATCCCATGCCGGATAGATCACCAGCAGGAACGCCACGGGGGTGGGTTGCGCGCTCAGCAGAACGGCAGCAGCAACCCAGACGATCGAAAAGACGGCGCGCGAGACGTAGTAGGACCGCAGCCAGGTGGACTGGGCGGCAAGCAGGCTTCGCATTGATTGACTCCTTTGTGCTATCTACCTACTAGTAGGTAGATAGCACAGGGTCAATTGGGCGCTCAAACACCTTGTTGTGTCAGCTTGAAGAGCGATGCCTGCCTTGACAGGCTTACCTATCGGAAGGTAGGCGCCGATATGAACTCGACCTCGGAACAGATCCTCGACGTCGCGCAGGCCCTCATCGTCGCGGGCGGCTACAATGGGTTCAGCTATGCCGACATCGCAGATGCCGTCGGCATCCGGAAGGCGAGCATCCATCACCACTTCCCGACCAAAGCCGAGCTGGTGGCCGCACTGGTGGATCGCTACCGGCAGCAGACAGCGTTGGGCTTGAAAGCCCTCCAGGCGCAGTCTCCGGCGCCGGCCGACCACCTGCGGTCTTACGTGAACTTCTGGCAGGCGTGCATCCAAGATGCCACGCTGCCCGTCTGTGTCTGCGCGATGCTTGCCGGCGAGATGCCGATGCTGCCAGAAGAGGTGGCAACTCGCGTCCGCGCCCATTTCCATGATCTCGCGGGATGGCTGACGTCGGTGCTGCAAGCTGGCGCAGAGCAGCGGCTGCTCCTGCTGGACAAGCGGCCGGAAGAGGAGGCCCAGATGCTGATGGCATCGGTCCATGGAGCGATGCTCTCAGCGCGGGCGTTCGACGATCCCGCCGCGTTTGCCGCCATCGTCAAACCGCAGATCGGGAAGCTGCTGGCACCGGACAGCTAGCAGCCAATCAGATCTGCATCTTCAGGGAGTCTTGACATTGTTCTTGATTTGTTCTATTCTGTCTTTCTTCCTTCCGTTGGTGTTGCTTTTGATGCCCGGTTCGTTTCCTCAAGTGCTGCGCGCTGCGTGTCTCGTCGCCTGCTTGACAGTGTTTGTGCCGCCGGCTTCAGCCGATCCTGCCGATGCCCAAGAGAGCCGTCAGTCGCCGCCCCGCGCGCTCGTGCCGACATTTGAATCGCTGCCACACACCCCATTTTCGAAGGCGGTTTTCAACGGCTGGTGCGGCCAACATGACCGATACCTGCTCGACGAAAACGGAGCGGTGAATGCCTATGAGGCCGGCACCAAGATCGCGGCAGTAGCGATTTCGCCTGGCAATCCATACCAATGTAGCAGCGACGGCCGGCAGTTGATCAACATCCATGGACGGCATGTGTTCATGGTTGATATTGCGAGCGGCAACAGTCAATGGATTGCGTCGAATGATCGCGCAATAGCGTTCTCCCCGGATTTTAAGAGCGTCGCGAGCTCCGGTCCGCTCGAACTAAAGCCGCAGGCACCCCAGCTCAGGGTTATTCTGGTCAAGGACAAGCGGACGGTAGGCAAGACGCAGCCGCCTGAGTGGATCAAATGGAGCGCGAATGGCTCAAGGATCGCCGTCGTCTATCCGACG
Coding sequences within:
- a CDS encoding DUF308 domain-containing protein, which gives rise to MRSLLAAQSTWLRSYYVSRAVFSIVWVAAAVLLSAQPTPVAFLLVIYPAWDAIANLADARVNGGLWDNPSQALNVVVSAITTLAVIVAIGRDSYAVLAVFGVWAILAGVLQLVTGVRRWRDYGAQWAMILSGAQSALAGGYMISRSIGTVAPTILDVAPYAGFGAFYFLLSAIWLVAFADRNARA
- a CDS encoding TetR/AcrR family transcriptional regulator; this translates as MNSTSEQILDVAQALIVAGGYNGFSYADIADAVGIRKASIHHHFPTKAELVAALVDRYRQQTALGLKALQAQSPAPADHLRSYVNFWQACIQDATLPVCVCAMLAGEMPMLPEEVATRVRAHFHDLAGWLTSVLQAGAEQRLLLLDKRPEEEAQMLMASVHGAMLSARAFDDPAAFAAIVKPQIGKLLAPDS